The stretch of DNA CGCACCAGAACCTGCCCCACCGCCACCCGGTCGCCGGCCTCGACTTCAACAGTGACGATCCGCCCCTCATATTTGGAGAAGACGGTGGCGATGTCGGATGCCACGACGTAGCCGGAGCCGGTGACTTCCCGGGGCGGCCATGCCCTGTCCGCTGGGTCATTGGAGGGCAGAGCCCGGATCGGATCGGCGGCGGGCACGTCTGTTCCATCGACGGATATTGCGGCCTCGTCCTTGCCTATGAAACCCGCAAGCACAGTCTCGATGCGCTCCAGCGTATCGGGCCGATAGAAAAGAACCACCGCCAGCGATGCCGTCGTGGCAAGGGCCAGCATTGCTCCAGGGATCACCCACCGTCGGGCACGAGGCTCCGGCGGCTCTGTCTTGAAAGCCGCGAGCCTGATCGAAAGTGATCTCAGCTTGGCGGCAAGGTCTCGGTCATGTTCTGATGTCGTGTTCATGCCGCCACAATGACCAACAGCGGCAAAACCGCGACCTCGAACACGTTTCTGACAGTCCTCGATCGCGATTGTGTACGTGGCGCGGCTAGGCACACCGGTCAGCCCTCGTGGTGAGGAAGCCCGAAGGGCCGTCTCGAACCACGAGGGCGAGTGGCGCATTGTTAGAGCGACGCGGTGGCCAGCCCATCCTTCGAGGCCCCTGCGGGGGCACCTCAGGATGAGCCTGGAGGCCTCCTCTCACGATCTGAGATACACCAATCACTCAGCGCGGAAAGACACCTGCGATTAGCCCTCATGGTGAGGAGGCCCGGGGGGCCGTCTCGAACCACGAGGGCGGGTGATTGCGGAGGTGGGAGCTGAGAGGACGCACCTCAGGACGAGGCCGGAGAGCCCCCCGCCCCGCCCTTCCTCTCCCGCCAGGCAAGCGGCGTCATGTCGGTCACGCGGCGGAATTCGCGGTTGAAGTTGGACTTGGTCTGGAAGCCGACCTCGAACATCACCTCGGTCACCGATTTCTGGGTAGCGGCAAGCAGCCGGCAGGCCTCGCCGATCCTGTGGTCATTGACATATTGCGAGACGTTCTTGTCCATCGCCCGGTTGATCGCCGTCGAGATCTGGCGGGCGGGAATGCCGGCCTTGCGGGCCAGCCGGTCGAGATTGAGATTGGCGTCGCGATAGAGTTTCCTTGCCTCCATCAGCGCATCGACGGTGGCGATCGTCTCTTTGTCCTCGGTCGTTTCGAACTTCAGCACCGCCTCCATCGTCTCGGCCGGCGCCCGGCTTCGGCTGGCGGCGGCTGCCGCAATGCCGAGGATGACGAGAACCGCGAGATTGCTGACGCTGATCAGCGTCAGCGCATGCTCGCCATGCGCCCATGTGAAATCGAAAAAGACGAAGATATCGACCGAGGCCGACAGGCATAGCGCCGCCGCCGCGAAGATGATGGCCCGATAGGC from Rhizobium leguminosarum bv. trifolii WSM1325 encodes:
- a CDS encoding transcriptional regulator, AraC family (PFAM: helix-turn-helix- domain containing protein AraC type~SMART: helix-turn-helix- domain containing protein AraC type~KEGG: rec:RHECIAT_CH0002740 probable transcriptional regulator protein, AraC family); protein product: MMAIHSPLRSYQAMLFIPLPFVVALLLLILFVTVLRRDEEAQPNLPFLALILLAVLQSVLSGLRWGYGVQAVGVIAPVTAAMVPPLAYAGVSRLVRTSRRPLAARIALHAVPTAVILLLMVVWRDVIDIALVLVFVGYALAILLLMRPGADALRLAPFEGAVPAYRAIIFAAAALCLSASVDIFVFFDFTWAHGEHALTLISVSNLAVLVILGIAAAAASRSRAPAETMEAVLKFETTEDKETIATVDALMEARKLYRDANLNLDRLARKAGIPARQISTAINRAMDKNVSQYVNDHRIGEACRLLAATQKSVTEVMFEVGFQTKSNFNREFRRVTDMTPLAWRERKGGAGGSPASS